The Oncorhynchus gorbuscha isolate QuinsamMale2020 ecotype Even-year linkage group LG04, OgorEven_v1.0, whole genome shotgun sequence genome includes the window atgttctcagaattgAAGATATTAATGGTCTAGACACATTTCATGGGAACATTTCAAGAAAATGaatgtgtccagttttctgtggGTAAGGAGAATATTCCATGAACGTCCCACCAAACATGCacagaacatggttaccatgttctccgaatatattatattaatgttctagacacgtttcatgggAACGTTGCAAGAACATGTATGTGTCCAAATTCTGTAACATGCTTTATTAGGCATAGAACCAAAAGATAAGACTGGCAGCAAATGGTGATATGTATTTAATAGTTGTACAAATATCCAGCAAAGTGAATACAGAGGATTTATACACTTGTTAGCTTTGGGTTCCCAGGCTAGATTGACCCAGAAGAGTTTGGATGGGTTTGCTTACTGGTTTCCTAACAGCAGCACTTAGATTTCAATTTGCGATAATAGACCACATGTTTTCTGCAGCACAGGTTTTACATAGCACAGGTTTTATTTGTTGGCTGGGTTGATAATCTTGCCCATGAAGAGAATATTCTTGGTCTCCCGGTCCATGACAAAGACCATGAATGGATGGTCGAACTTCAAGACATGGGTGTGTCGGGAGGAGAGGGGCATAAGGACCACACCTgtggcagctgctgtggttgctCCAGCCTCATCCACGTCCAAGGAGGCTTGTTGCACCACCTGAAAACAACCACACAATGCAGTCTGATTTACAGTACATAGGCCTCACATGGTTCACATATAATATGTTCTAGGGCAGTGATTCTCCCAGGACACCCTGGGAAGCCAGATAGAGCTTTCAGGGGTTCCTTGAAAAAGCAGGGATAAAACTACCAATTGAAAATGACCACAACATTAAGGCTGTCATTACATGGTTGTGCTTGAGAGGTTAGTGCATTGCTGTTGTTTCCCTGTATATTTATGTCTTTATGAATCACTGAGAGTGAATGAGTTCCCCACCTCTGAGACAGCCACCTTCAGTTCCTCTGATATTCCACTGAAGTCAGCTCGATCACTGAATATGTCCGGCATTCCGATTCCACTCAGAATGTCCTTGAGGGAGTATGTTGTGGTGATGGACAACTTGGGAACATATACATGATATTCCCTAAAGACAAACATGGACAGGAAGAAGGTTTTACTTGCAATGATTGTGATACATAGTTATTTTACCCACCCACCGTTTATTAGTTCTATGAGAGTGGTGCTTAATGATTGAGACAGGTCATACCTGGCTTTCTTCCACCTGTGCCACTTGGTGATGTGGTTGAGGCATATGACCTCGTCCAGACTAGCGAGTCCCTTCTCCGGTAGCACCAACATCATGGACACTGAGTCGTTGTAGCGGAGATGCAGGATACTGGTGGAGATCTCCTGGTCGTAGTAGACGGAGAACCTCTTCATCATGCTCATCATCTGGACCGGAACAGTGGTGTTTTCATCCACATGAAATGTGTCCTCCTTTGTGTCTGCAGGGTTAAATGGAATCTCCCATTTTCCTTGAGAATTATAAAATCGTaaaacatttcagtgtgtcatgTGATGAGTAAAAGTTACCAGACCAAAAGTGGTTTTCTGAGGGGGAGACCCAGCAAGAGATACAGCCAAAAGGTACAATGGTATCAATAACACCAACAATATCCAGAGACAAAAAAGGAATTGATTCCACAAGATCTGTATCCATCAAAGAAGTGAACTCTACTTAATTTCAAGGACCCTATTTCATGTTTGTATTATTGTTTTTTGTCTAAAAGTTTGCAATATCCTCTTACCTTTGAAGTAAATGTAGCTGAGGAGGTACATGACAGTGGTTGGGTCCAGATCTTTGACTAACTTATCTATCTTGCCTTTAGTCTTGTCCCCCACGTatgtattgattgtattgatgGCCTTAGCAGTGTTGGTGAAGTCCACTGTGACACCCTCAGAAAGGTAGAAACGCTTCAAGTCCTCAAGGAACTCGGGGTGTGGTGTAAAGTTGTTTTGCATGAAAAGTGCACTTCCTACGGTCAGGTTCACACCTATTTTCTGGTTGAGCTGTGTGAGGATGGTCTGGAAGGCCTGGTCCACCTGTTCTTGGCTCAGTAGGCTACTGTTGAAGCCCAGAACAGTGAAAAGCTGCTGGTGGATTTGACCCTTGGCCCCCACAGACAGAGCGGCCAGGGCCAGGGACACACTCAGCGGGGAGAAGAACACGTTCTTGCCCTGGTTGTCAGGCTGAGCCACCAGCTGATTATACAGGCTGCAAGCAAACTCCAAGTTTCCTTGGATCACTGGTTTAGTGCTGTTGTCACTGGgctcatgatgatgatgatgatgcccgTGGTCTCGTCCGTGGTCATGGTCGCGCCCGTGACCATGGTCGCGCCTGTCACCATGGTCATGGTCGCGCCTGTCACCATGGTCATGGTCGCGCCTGTCACCATGGTCATGGTCGCGCCTGTCACCATGGTCATGGTCGCGCCTGTCACCATGGTCATGGTCGCGCCTGTCACCATGGTCATGGTCGCGCCTGTCACCATGGTCATGGTCGCGCCTGTCACCATGGTCATGGTCGCGCCTTGGTCATGGTCGCGCCTGTCACCATGGTCATGGTCGCGCCCGTGACCACGCCTGTCACTATAGTCACGGTCACCACCATGGTCGCGACTGTGACCGTGGTGGCGGTCACCTCCGTTACCtttgtgacctctgacctctcccgGGCAGAGCACTCCCATAACGATCCACAAACACAGGGCTGTCCTCATCTTGGCAACTATCAAAGTAAAACATGTATCATTAGTCAATCAATTTGGTGTCAATTCCACAATTAAATGTCACTATCTGGAAGATGTACCGCTATTCAGAGGTCATTTCAATAATGATATAGGCTAAACCTATTGAATCTGGGAAGACAACTTAGTAAAACTTTCTggccagtgacacacacacacacacacacacacatatatatatatacacacatatatatatatacacatatatatatatatatatacatatatatatatacatatacatatatatacatatatatacacatatatacatatacatatatatacatatatacacatatatacatatacatatatatacatatatatacatatatatacacatatatatacatatatatacacatatatatacatatatatacacatatatatacacatatatatacatatatacacacacatatatatatatatatatatatatatatatatatatacatatatatacatatatatacacatatatacatatacatatatatatacatatatatacacatatatacatatacatatatatacatatatatacatatatatacacatatatacacatatatatacacatatatatacatatatatacacatatatatacacatatatatacatatatacacatagctaacgtccactgattagctgcactggagaaactgttacactcaactgaacgacttgattagtttagtgtcagctagctacatagctgtctttgctgtcttcgtatcatcgtatcatcgtatccaagataattgtgttgtttaggtttagagtgtgtagtcttagagtgattatcttaatttaccgaggttagctagccagctatttgtcgtccttaacgtaggtgactctgctagctagccaacagctagccaacgctagccaacgtcttctgtatagaactcaactacccggtcgcattcacaggttgtatcacattttcacttcattttcattacagtacaacggtttgatttgtttgatcgtagctagctacttagctagctacatagccgtctttgtatcaaagataattgtgtagtctagagcgattttctaggttcgctagccatctattgtcgttcttttaacgcaacgtaacgtaaacaacactgctagctagcctgctagcccccgaatagcaacactgcagaaactattacactcaacggaacgacttgattagtgtagtgtcaacaacgcacccactgccagctggcctacttcagcagtactgtatcattttaatcattttagtcaataagattcttgctacgtataactttctgaacattcgagacgtgtagtccacttgtcattcaatctcctttgcattagcgtagcctcttctgtagcctgtcaactatgtgtcggtttatccctgttctctcctctctgcacagaccatacaaacgctcctcaccgcgtggccttctggtggtcccagcgcgcacgacccacgtggagttccaggtctccggtagcctctggaactgccaatctggtcaacaaggcagagttcatcctgcctccccctccagtccctcgacttcttggccctgggaaacatggatcaccacagacaacactgctactactgctgtccGCCCACGTGTAAAACGTCTGGTcaggtagcctctggaactgccagtTGCGGTCAACAAGGCCAGGGAGTTCATCAGGGTGGGGTGATCTCTCCCCCAAGTGGTCATTACTTAATCTGTCTAtccctcctttgaattccatggtCACAGTCActccctttcaagcttaacatccttatcatttatcgccctcaggTTCCCTCGGGGTTTCAATGgctgatgccttgataagctcctttcctgaagGTGTTCTGTGATTGACtccttcctctctgcctgtcccctctcaccttcccccctaatcacaaggcaggcaatcgtgacctcatctttactagatgctgttcttccactaacctcattgcaactttCTCCGTTCCACCAACACCTTGCCCCTACTCGGGGCCAGggcccaaccttcgctctctctccccgctaatcctatcatctcttccctccgctcaaaccttctcccacctatctcctgattctgcctcctcaaccctcctctcctccctctctgcatcccttgactctctatgtcccctatcctccagggaGTTGGTACTTCCCGCTCCGTGGTAgggagctcacagaacaggccaGCCGAGGGAAATGGatgaaaactcgcctccctgtggCATccttgtctctgctgctaaagccactttctaccacgtgcttctgcctctaaccctagggcTCTTTGCCATCAGAGCCTGGAGATGACTACTTTTGAAAAAGGTGCCATCCGATCCTCCCTAAGTCAAACAGCtcctgctcacactgccctaccctatgctctgaccagATGGTCTTGTAGACggaacaacctgcccgcttgaccctatcccctcctctcttctccagaccatttccggaaccttctcccttacctcacctcgccagtggagagaacggagttGCAccgaaaaaacctacactcgggATGTCACAATTACAGAGAAAAActcttgggaaggttgaacaccagatcagggtttcaagactagtcgagacgttctggatgagttgaaggggccttaatggcacaggcagggggcagcccagccaacagcgaccaggttgcagtaatccagacgggagatgacaagtgcctggattaggacctctGTCCTGTGTGAACCTCACATGGATCATTGCTATGAGCATTAATCCTCTCAGATGACCAGGTGGccaccgcatctctgcatgtctggcagacatatcagtgtggatgacggatcaccacctcaagctgaacctcggcagacggtgctcttcctcccgggaaggactgcccgttccatgatctaccatcacggttgacaactccactgtgtcctcctcccagagcgccaagaaccttggtgtgatcctggacaacaccctgtcgttctcaactaacatcaaggcggtggcccgttcctgtaggttcatgctctacaacatccgcataccctgcctcacacaagatacggcgcaggtcctaatccaggcacttgtcatctcccgtctggattactgcaactcgctgttactgggctccctgcctgtgccattaaaccccttcaactcatccagaacgccgcagcccgtctggtgttcaaccttcccaagttctctcacgtcaccccgctcctccgttctctccactggcttccagttgaagctcgcatccgctacaagaccatggtgcttgcctacggagctgtgaggggaacggcacctcagtacctccaggctctgatcaggccctacacccaaacaagggcactgcgttcatccacctctggcctgctcgcctccctaccactgaggaagtacagctcccgctcagcccagtcaaaactgttcgctgccctggcccccaatggtggaacaaactccctcacgacgccaggacagcggagtaatcaccaccttccggagacacctgaaaccccacctctttaaggaatacctaggataggttaagtaatccctaccccacccccccctaagttttagatgcactattgttaagtgactgtcccactggatgtcataaggtgaatgcaccaatttgtaagtcgctctggataagagcgtctgctaaatgacttaaatgtaatgtaaatgtaatatatatatacatatatatatacatatatacacacatatacatacatatatatatatacatatatacatatatatacatacatatatatatatacatacatacatatatatatatatatacatacatatatacatatatatatatacatatatacatatatatatatatatatatatatatatatatatatatatatatatatatatacatatatatacatatatatatatatatatatatatatatatatacatacatatatatatatatatatatatatatatatatatatacatacatatatatatagatacatatatatatatatatatacagatatatatatatacatatatatatatatatatatatatatatatatatatatatatatatatatatatatacatatatatatatatacatatatacatatacacatatacatatacatatacatatatacacacacatatatatacatatatatatacacacacatatacatatatatacatacacacatatatatatatatatatatatacacatatatatatatatatatatatacacacatatatatatatatatacacatatatatatatatatatatatatacacacacatatatatatatatacacacatatatatatatatatatacacacatatatatatatatacatatatatatatatatatatacacatatatatatatacacacatatatatatatatacacacatatatatatatatatacacacatatatatatatatacacacatatatatatatatatatatacacacatatatatatatatatatacacacatatatatatatattggataaaagcacacatatatatattattattattattattacatatatatatatatatacacatatatatatatatatatacacacatatatatatatatacacacatatatatatacacacatatatatatatacacacatatatatatatatatatatatacacacatatatatatatatgtgtgtatatatatatatgtgtgtatatatatat containing:
- the LOC124033036 gene encoding alpha-1-antitrypsin-like protein CM55-ST produces the protein MAGDKSLPGGSSEGGTATKSGRKAKETQCAFTAYCQDEDSPVFVDRYGSALPGRGQRSQRRDHDHGDRRDHDHGDRRDHDHGDRRDHDHGDRRDHDHGDRRDHDHGDRRDHDHGDRRDHDHGDRRDHGHGRDHDHGRDHGHHHHHHEPSDNSTKPVIQGNLEFACSLYNQLVAQPDNQGKNVFFSPLSVSLALAALSVGAKGQIHQQLFTVLGFNSSLLSQEQVDQAFQTILTQLNQKIGVNLTVGSALFMQNNFTPHPEFLEDLKRFYLSEGVTVDFTNTAKAINTINTYVGDKTKGKIDKLVKDLDPTTVMYLLSYIYFKGKWEIPFNPADTKEDTFHVDENTTVPVQMMSMMKRFSVYYDQEISTSILHLRYNDSVSMMLVLPEKGLASLDEVICLNHITKWHRWKKAREYHVYVPKLSITTTYSLKDILSGIGMPDIFSDRADFSGISEELKVAVSEVVQQASLDVDEAGATTAAATGVVLMPLSSRHTHVLKFDHPFMVFVMDRETKNILFMGKIINPANK